The following are encoded together in the Bacteroidales bacterium MB20-C3-3 genome:
- a CDS encoding IS3 family transposase — protein sequence MVFGCRLLGKTKQAYYKHKKSLKTKKVQAFVAISLVKSQRESLPRIGTKKLHHMLSQPLKEIKIGRDKLNEIIKANGMLVPPLRQYKITTNSRHHFPKYKDLVTGTRIFQPEQVWVGDITYINAKDKYYYLSMITDAYSKKIMGYCIDENMNVELVIKALAMAFNNRQYQTKLTHHTDRGSQYCCKAYQEKLRRMSVITSMTENSDPYTNAIAERVNGIIKHEFLIDGQHHSLLELKLLLAQAVHSYNHLRPHLSCHMLTPDNMHNQRQLRRIEYRNKFLNKKIKV from the coding sequence ATAGTTTTTGGGTGCAGATTACTCGGGAAAACAAAACAAGCCTATTATAAACACAAGAAAAGTCTGAAGACAAAGAAGGTTCAGGCCTTCGTAGCGATATCGCTGGTTAAAAGCCAGCGGGAGTCATTACCACGAATAGGAACAAAGAAGCTACACCACATGCTTTCTCAACCATTAAAAGAAATCAAAATTGGAAGAGATAAGCTGAACGAGATTATTAAGGCCAACGGGATGTTGGTTCCTCCTCTAAGGCAATACAAAATAACAACAAACTCAAGACATCACTTTCCAAAATACAAGGATCTTGTTACCGGAACCAGAATTTTTCAACCAGAACAGGTGTGGGTTGGAGATATAACATACATCAATGCAAAGGATAAATACTACTACCTGTCAATGATTACTGACGCTTATTCGAAGAAGATTATGGGCTATTGCATTGATGAAAATATGAATGTAGAGTTAGTTATCAAGGCACTGGCAATGGCTTTTAATAACAGACAATATCAGACCAAGCTCACCCATCATACAGACCGGGGGTCTCAATATTGCTGCAAAGCATACCAGGAAAAATTAAGAAGAATGAGTGTCATTACAAGTATGACTGAAAACAGCGACCCTTATACCAATGCAATCGCAGAGAGAGTTAACGGGATAATCAAACATGAGTTCCTCATTGATGGCCAGCATCACTCTTTGCTTGAGTTAAAACTACTACTTGCTCAAGCAGTCCATTCTTATAACCACCTCAGACCTCACTTATCATGTCACATGTTAACACCAGACAACATGCATAATCAGAGACAATTAAGAAGGATAGAGTATCGAAACAAATTCCTAAACAAAAAAATCAAAGTCTGA
- a CDS encoding HipA domain-containing protein: protein MVDFSVCPSTLAKGFKTYSPVALRRVFDKQKVSHILPYDSIEKREEDLILFTENKTRISISGVQGKYSMIIRDGLLSLTSPGERGTYILKPRPTDVRNAAECPANENLTMQIASQVFKIDTAPNALCFFKNGDAAYVTKRFDINTAGNKLRVEDFASLAGVTSENAGPNFKYDYSYEEVGELIKKYLPAWRVELLKFYRMILFNFLFSNGDAHLKNFSVIDAGKNDYRLSPAYDLLNTNIHVDYSDFALERGLFKTDKKEFFKGRRANGATFFQFGLSLGLPEKIVSKELAFFTTRHLLIEELTDNSFLSEKIKRQYKMHYQTKRNRLSDFKL from the coding sequence ATGGTTGATTTTTCAGTTTGCCCTTCGACACTTGCAAAGGGCTTTAAAACATATAGCCCTGTTGCCTTAAGGAGAGTTTTTGACAAACAAAAGGTTTCTCATATTCTCCCATATGATTCAATAGAAAAGAGAGAGGAGGATTTAATTCTCTTTACTGAAAATAAAACGAGAATTTCAATATCAGGAGTTCAGGGGAAATACTCAATGATAATAAGAGATGGCTTGTTAAGCCTCACTTCTCCGGGTGAACGCGGAACATATATCTTAAAGCCCAGACCAACAGATGTAAGAAATGCAGCAGAATGTCCTGCAAATGAAAACCTCACAATGCAGATTGCTTCACAGGTTTTTAAGATTGATACCGCACCCAACGCCTTGTGCTTTTTTAAAAACGGAGATGCGGCATATGTTACTAAAAGATTTGACATAAATACTGCCGGTAATAAACTCAGGGTTGAAGATTTTGCATCACTGGCAGGGGTAACTTCAGAAAATGCCGGCCCCAATTTCAAATATGATTACAGCTATGAGGAGGTAGGAGAATTAATTAAAAAATACTTGCCGGCCTGGCGGGTAGAGCTTTTGAAGTTTTACAGAATGATACTTTTTAATTTTCTCTTTTCAAACGGAGATGCACATCTTAAAAATTTCTCAGTAATCGATGCCGGAAAAAACGACTACCGTTTATCGCCCGCTTACGATTTGCTTAACACGAATATTCACGTAGATTACAGTGATTTTGCACTAGAGAGAGGCCTGTTCAAAACAGATAAAAAAGAATTTTTCAAAGGAAGAAGAGCAAACGGAGCAACCTTCTTTCAATTTGGACTTTCTTTAGGACTTCCTGAAAAAATTGTCTCCAAAGAACTAGCATTTTTTACGACCAGACATCTTCTGATAGAAGAGTTAACAGATAACTCTTTTTTATCTGAAAAGATAAAAAGACAGTATAAGATGCATTACCAAACAAAGAGAAACAGACTTTCTGATTTTAAATTGTAA
- a CDS encoding MBL fold metallo-hydrolase: protein MTITTLPLTHTIDGVAYTVHPVLIGAEAGNFLVDCGYEETAGQLIEKLREAGVGESALTGLIITHDDHDHMGGAAQLKRLNPGLKIFCGAEEAMSVQGRVKSERLIQAENSLDSMPERARGWALAFIEMLRNTPKVPVDVALGDGDEIADGIIAVSTPGHTKGHISIYLPECSTLITGDALVLEDGRLTIANPQYTLDLERANESAEKIRALDVKTIICYHGGVGEMASLSS from the coding sequence ATGACCATCACCACTCTCCCCCTCACCCACACTATTGACGGTGTGGCTTACACTGTCCACCCGGTGCTCATTGGGGCGGAGGCGGGCAATTTTTTGGTGGATTGCGGCTATGAGGAGACGGCGGGTCAGCTTATTGAGAAATTGCGGGAGGCGGGCGTTGGAGAATCGGCCTTGACGGGCCTCATAATTACCCACGACGACCACGACCATATGGGCGGTGCGGCTCAGCTTAAGCGGCTTAACCCTGGTCTGAAAATCTTCTGCGGGGCAGAGGAGGCGATGTCGGTGCAGGGGCGGGTGAAGTCTGAGCGGCTTATTCAGGCCGAAAACTCTCTGGATTCTATGCCGGAGAGGGCGAGGGGATGGGCGCTGGCTTTTATTGAGATGCTCAGGAATACTCCAAAAGTGCCTGTTGATGTGGCGCTTGGGGATGGCGATGAAATTGCTGACGGGATAATTGCGGTGTCGACGCCGGGCCACACAAAGGGGCATATCTCCATCTACCTGCCGGAGTGCAGCACTCTCATAACCGGCGATGCGCTTGTTCTGGAAGATGGTCGGCTTACAATAGCTAATCCGCAGTATACGCTGGATTTGGAAAGGGCAAATGAGTCGGCAGAGAAAATCAGAGCACTTGATGTGAAAACGATTATCTGCTATCATGGGGGAGTGGGGGAGATGGCGAGTTTGTCTTCTTAA
- a CDS encoding helix-turn-helix transcriptional regulator encodes MGIMNEVGKVIKERRLSLSITQRELAALAGIGINTLTKIERGEANPSLAVIDKIFNTLGLEVEIKIKDAHS; translated from the coding sequence ATGGGGATTATGAATGAAGTTGGAAAGGTTATAAAAGAGAGAAGGCTGTCACTATCAATTACACAGAGAGAGCTTGCCGCATTAGCAGGAATCGGAATAAACACCCTTACTAAAATTGAAAGGGGAGAGGCGAACCCATCTTTAGCTGTTATAGATAAAATATTTAATACCCTGGGGCTTGAAGTAGAAATAAAAATAAAAGATGCGCATAGCTGA
- a CDS encoding thymidylate synthase, giving the protein MKTYLSLLEHIMTNGTLKSDRTGTGTKSVFGYQMRFNLEDGFPLLTTKRVHLKSIIHELLWFIAGDTNIKYLNDNGVTIWDEWADENGNLGPVYGRQWRSWETADGRTVDQLKALIEGIKRNPDSRRHIISAWNPGEVDKMALPPCHAMFQFYVAEEKLSCQLYQRSADVFLGVPFNIASYALLTMMVAQVCGLKPGDFIHTFGDAHIYTNHFEQVALQLSREPRPLPVMKINPNVSDIFGFRYEDFQLDGYTPHPSIKAPIAV; this is encoded by the coding sequence ATGAAAACATATCTTTCTCTGCTTGAACATATAATGACAAACGGGACCCTGAAATCAGACAGAACGGGTACCGGAACCAAGAGTGTGTTCGGATATCAGATGCGTTTTAACCTGGAGGATGGATTCCCTCTACTCACAACAAAAAGGGTACACCTTAAGTCAATAATTCACGAGCTCCTCTGGTTTATTGCCGGAGACACCAATATTAAATATCTGAATGATAATGGAGTTACCATTTGGGATGAGTGGGCAGATGAAAATGGCAACCTTGGTCCGGTATATGGAAGGCAGTGGCGCTCTTGGGAGACAGCAGATGGCCGGACAGTAGATCAGCTGAAGGCTTTGATAGAGGGCATTAAGAGAAATCCGGACTCCCGAAGACATATTATCTCTGCATGGAACCCCGGCGAGGTGGATAAGATGGCACTGCCCCCTTGTCACGCGATGTTCCAGTTTTATGTGGCAGAGGAAAAACTTAGCTGCCAGCTATATCAGCGCAGTGCAGATGTCTTTCTTGGCGTTCCTTTTAATATTGCTTCTTATGCCCTTCTAACTATGATGGTGGCTCAGGTTTGCGGGCTGAAGCCCGGTGATTTTATTCACACCTTTGGGGACGCACATATTTATACAAACCATTTTGAGCAGGTGGCCCTGCAGCTCTCAAGAGAGCCAAGACCACTGCCCGTAATGAAAATAAACCCCAATGTGTCCGACATATTCGGGTTCAGGTACGAAGATTTTCAACTGGACGGTTATACCCCGCACCCTTCAATCAAAGCTCCGATAGCGGTTTAA
- a CDS encoding HipA N-terminal domain-containing protein codes for MRIAEIYFNGILAGVLTEFSATEYTFRYYDEYLLNSSLPAISLTFPKTNQLYRSRSLFPFFFNMLSEGSNRKTQSRLLKIDENDHFGILLATAEYDTGGAITVKRLNNG; via the coding sequence ATGCGCATAGCTGAAATATATTTCAATGGAATATTAGCAGGAGTTCTCACAGAGTTCTCTGCGACTGAATATACATTCAGATACTATGATGAGTACCTGCTCAATAGTTCATTACCGGCAATTAGCCTCACATTTCCTAAAACAAACCAATTGTATAGGTCCCGTTCTCTATTCCCGTTCTTTTTCAATATGCTTTCAGAAGGGAGCAATAGAAAAACTCAGTCAAGACTTTTGAAAATTGATGAGAACGACCATTTTGGAATCTTGCTCGCAACTGCAGAATATGACACAGGAGGTGCAATTACAGTAAAAAGGTTGAATAATGGTTGA
- a CDS encoding head GIN domain-containing protein — protein MKKLLFSFMAIAVATLALSSCVFNAITPEGEYTSKSYELPTFENIYVSSGMELILTQDSTVSVKVETYENIHEYINVEVVDNTLRLSKDLEVSFRNAEIKVYVNIASLDEIEASSGSHLNLTAGWVAEELDIDMSSGSSAQGNIEIKEFSLKMSSGSDATFSGKAEKFTLGSSSGSTLNAFDLEAINCSADLSSGSYAEVFATGFLYAESSSGASIKYKGTSQIEVKTGSGGSVNRAE, from the coding sequence ATGAAAAAACTCCTCTTCTCATTTATGGCAATTGCCGTGGCGACACTTGCCCTCAGCTCATGCGTATTCAATGCTATCACACCGGAAGGCGAATACACATCAAAGAGCTATGAATTACCAACTTTTGAAAACATCTATGTCTCAAGCGGAATGGAGCTTATCCTCACCCAGGACTCTACAGTATCCGTAAAAGTTGAGACATATGAAAATATACACGAGTACATCAATGTAGAGGTTGTTGACAACACCCTCAGACTCTCAAAAGACCTTGAGGTGAGCTTCAGAAACGCAGAGATAAAAGTCTATGTTAATATTGCCAGCCTTGATGAGATTGAGGCATCCAGCGGAAGCCATTTAAACCTCACAGCCGGATGGGTAGCAGAAGAGCTTGATATAGATATGTCCTCAGGCTCATCGGCACAAGGCAACATAGAGATAAAAGAGTTCTCATTGAAAATGTCAAGCGGCAGCGACGCCACTTTTAGCGGAAAAGCGGAAAAGTTCACCCTTGGATCCTCCAGCGGCAGCACCCTCAATGCCTTTGACCTTGAGGCGATAAATTGCAGTGCCGACCTCTCGTCGGGCTCCTATGCCGAGGTGTTTGCAACCGGTTTCCTCTATGCCGAATCCTCCAGCGGCGCCTCCATCAAATACAAAGGCACCTCCCAGATTGAGGTTAAGACAGGCAGCGGCGGCAGCGTAAACCGAGCAGAGTAA
- a CDS encoding helix-turn-helix transcriptional regulator, which yields MKSNLLIKEKQRLAAKLYQTRNELGIKQTDLAKEGIISQSQLSKIENAESNISAVLLNVLAKRYGKDLSYFFE from the coding sequence ATGAAATCAAATCTGCTCATTAAAGAAAAACAAAGGTTAGCTGCAAAATTATACCAAACCCGAAATGAACTTGGTATAAAACAAACTGATCTTGCAAAGGAAGGAATAATTTCGCAAAGTCAATTATCAAAAATTGAAAATGCGGAAAGTAATATTTCAGCAGTATTATTGAATGTATTGGCAAAAAGATATGGCAAAGATCTCTCATATTTTTTTGAATAA
- a CDS encoding endonuclease/exonuclease/phosphatase family protein, translating into MKMRKVYKCKIISLVAIYLWGSSLAAGQWGGADSEMRIMSYNIRVGKGMEQAQSLVRTAAVISRERPDIVMLQEVDSATARTGGVDQAMELGKLTGMHVVFAPAIKLGNGKYGVAMLSAEKPLSVRLVPLPGREEARVLLIVEFRRFFAASTHFSLTEADRMESVKILLREAERLKKPFIAGGDFNALPGSDELEVLKSGFSLLSDGKTFTFPASFPDRCIDYIFISKRFAEKFKVINSTVIPEALASDHRPVLVRGSLQL; encoded by the coding sequence ATGAAAATGAGAAAAGTTTATAAGTGCAAGATAATCAGCCTCGTGGCCATTTACCTCTGGGGTAGTAGCCTCGCAGCGGGCCAGTGGGGGGGTGCCGATTCAGAGATGCGGATAATGTCGTACAACATCCGCGTGGGTAAGGGGATGGAGCAGGCGCAGAGTCTGGTGAGGACGGCAGCGGTGATTAGCAGGGAGAGGCCGGATATTGTGATGTTGCAGGAGGTTGACAGTGCAACGGCGAGAACCGGGGGTGTGGACCAGGCGATGGAGCTGGGCAAACTAACCGGGATGCATGTTGTTTTTGCTCCGGCAATAAAACTTGGAAACGGGAAATATGGCGTTGCGATGCTGTCGGCAGAGAAGCCGCTCTCAGTAAGGCTGGTGCCGCTGCCCGGCCGTGAGGAGGCGAGGGTGCTGCTGATTGTGGAGTTTCGGCGCTTCTTTGCTGCCTCTACCCATTTTTCTCTGACAGAAGCGGATAGGATGGAGTCGGTAAAAATCCTCTTAAGGGAGGCCGAGAGGCTTAAAAAGCCGTTTATCGCAGGCGGGGATTTTAATGCACTTCCGGGCTCTGATGAGCTGGAGGTGCTAAAGAGTGGTTTTTCGCTGCTTTCAGATGGGAAAACCTTTACTTTCCCGGCAAGCTTTCCGGACAGATGCATTGACTATATCTTTATATCAAAAAGATTTGCAGAGAAGTTCAAAGTTATCAACTCTACTGTTATCCCGGAGGCACTAGCCTCGGATCACAGGCCGGTGCTGGTGCGAGGCAGCCTGCAGTTATGA
- a CDS encoding type IV toxin-antitoxin system AbiEi family antitoxin: MATQNETNIKILFRVLQPGCVVTPGWLEAYGISRNLQNYYLKSGWLESIGRGAYKRPGDDIEWKGALSAIQNQTNTKVHVGGLTALELQGFSHYLRMSKNTLQLFSPLKTKLPKWFAEYEWKLDIEHHLTSYLPSESGIMEFETDQFKINVSTPERAILECLLLAPQKMDLVECYHILEGLVNLKPKLLNELLVSCGSVKVRRLFLYLAHKTNHQWVHFLEPEKIDLGKGNRMLEERGVYIPKYLLSVPKELADL; the protein is encoded by the coding sequence ATGGCTACTCAAAACGAAACAAATATAAAAATTTTATTCAGGGTTTTGCAACCAGGTTGTGTGGTAACTCCTGGATGGCTTGAAGCTTATGGCATTTCCAGAAACCTGCAGAATTACTATCTAAAAAGTGGCTGGCTGGAATCTATAGGGCGAGGTGCCTATAAGAGACCTGGTGACGATATTGAGTGGAAAGGTGCATTGAGCGCTATTCAGAATCAAACAAATACTAAGGTTCATGTGGGCGGGCTAACTGCCTTAGAGTTGCAGGGATTCAGCCACTACTTGCGTATGAGCAAAAACACCCTCCAGTTGTTTTCACCATTAAAAACCAAACTTCCAAAGTGGTTTGCAGAATATGAATGGAAGCTTGATATTGAGCATCATTTGACTTCGTATTTGCCTTCTGAATCAGGCATTATGGAATTTGAAACTGATCAATTCAAGATAAATGTTTCAACTCCTGAGCGGGCGATATTGGAATGTTTATTACTGGCACCTCAAAAGATGGATTTGGTAGAGTGCTACCATATATTGGAAGGTCTTGTAAATTTAAAGCCAAAATTGCTTAATGAATTATTAGTCAGTTGCGGTTCTGTTAAAGTCAGGCGATTGTTTCTTTATTTAGCTCATAAAACCAATCATCAATGGGTCCATTTTCTCGAACCTGAAAAAATTGATTTAGGAAAGGGAAACAGAATGCTTGAAGAACGGGGAGTTTACATTCCAAAATATCTGTTGTCAGTTCCAAAAGAATTAGCCGACTTATGA
- a CDS encoding cupin domain-containing protein has product MIIKTTSAIPEITAGDDTLLRVILHPDNEPLPIGYSLAHARLKPGKVSYPHILKSTEVYYIMEGEGMMHIDDETSMVYPGQSVFIPANSRQFIENRGEGDLVFLCIVNPAWRSEDEEVFAPAGCDLRGKWPNS; this is encoded by the coding sequence ATGATAATCAAAACCACATCCGCCATCCCTGAAATCACTGCTGGTGATGACACGCTGCTTAGGGTAATTTTGCATCCGGATAATGAGCCGTTGCCCATAGGGTATAGTCTTGCTCATGCCAGGCTTAAGCCGGGAAAAGTGTCGTATCCTCATATCCTGAAATCTACGGAGGTCTATTATATTATGGAGGGTGAGGGGATGATGCATATTGATGATGAGACATCTATGGTCTATCCGGGTCAGTCGGTTTTTATACCGGCAAACTCGCGGCAGTTTATTGAAAACCGGGGTGAGGGTGATCTGGTCTTTTTGTGTATTGTGAATCCGGCGTGGCGAAGCGAGGACGAGGAGGTATTTGCACCAGCCGGATGTGACCTCAGAGGTAAATGGCCAAACAGTTGA
- a CDS encoding Fic family protein: MKPWTVLELPYKVDLETKRVLKALPSAHSALAELKGVVSTIPNQNILINTLGLQEAKDSSAIENIITTHDDLYKSELNLNAFKPLQAKEVQNYISALRKGFELISESNLLTINTILKIQEALEENSAGFRKLPGTELKSSSTGKTVYVPPQNNQDIIRLMSNLEKYINDPDLQDCDSLIKMAVIHFQFESIHPFYDGNGRTGRIINILYLIKERLQSLPVLYLSNYIIKHKTDYYRLLQQVREEESWEEWILFMIKGVEETSRETIDLIIKIKELMQVFKNRLRTNYKFYSQDLLNNLFKHPYTKIEFLVNDLGISRLTAANYLNKLAEDNLLTKVKLGTGNYYINQELFDLLSDR; the protein is encoded by the coding sequence ATGAAACCCTGGACTGTCTTAGAATTACCATACAAAGTTGATCTGGAAACAAAGAGAGTGCTTAAAGCACTCCCATCTGCACATTCAGCCTTAGCGGAATTAAAAGGGGTAGTCTCAACCATTCCCAACCAGAACATTCTTATAAACACGCTTGGCCTCCAGGAGGCAAAAGATAGTTCAGCAATTGAAAATATTATTACTACCCACGATGACCTTTACAAATCTGAATTAAATCTTAATGCATTCAAGCCTCTACAGGCAAAAGAGGTCCAGAACTATATTTCTGCACTGAGGAAAGGATTTGAACTTATATCTGAATCAAATCTTTTAACAATTAACACTATTTTAAAGATTCAGGAGGCACTTGAGGAGAACAGTGCCGGATTCAGAAAATTACCCGGAACAGAGTTAAAAAGTTCGTCAACCGGTAAAACGGTCTATGTACCACCACAAAACAATCAGGATATCATAAGACTAATGTCAAATCTGGAAAAATATATAAACGATCCTGATTTGCAGGACTGCGACTCTCTGATTAAAATGGCTGTTATCCATTTCCAGTTTGAAAGCATTCATCCGTTTTATGATGGAAATGGAAGGACCGGCAGGATAATAAACATTCTTTACCTGATTAAAGAGAGGCTACAGTCTCTACCTGTTTTGTACTTAAGCAACTATATAATAAAACATAAGACAGACTACTACAGACTACTCCAACAAGTCAGAGAAGAGGAGAGCTGGGAAGAGTGGATTCTGTTTATGATAAAAGGAGTAGAGGAGACATCGCGGGAAACTATAGATTTGATTATTAAAATCAAAGAGCTTATGCAGGTATTCAAAAATAGATTGCGAACCAATTACAAGTTTTACAGCCAGGATTTGCTAAATAATTTATTTAAGCACCCATACACAAAGATTGAATTCTTAGTTAACGATTTAGGAATTTCAAGATTAACTGCAGCAAATTATCTGAACAAACTGGCAGAAGATAATTTGTTAACAAAGGTTAAACTTGGAACCGGCAACTACTATATTAACCAAGAACTTTTTGATTTGCTATCTGATAGATAG
- a CDS encoding dihydrofolate reductase, with protein MISIIVAVADNLAIGKDNNLLWHISEDLKYFKRITGGHTVIMGRKTWESIGRPLPNRRNIVISRSLKADSLAGAEVFGSLESALATLPANEEHFIIGGGEIYREALPLAEKLYITFVHITVNDADTFFPEVEEREWREVGRESFERGEKFGRPFEFVVLERRR; from the coding sequence ATGATTTCAATAATTGTTGCTGTCGCGGACAATCTCGCCATAGGGAAGGACAATAACCTGCTGTGGCACATATCGGAAGACCTGAAATACTTCAAACGGATAACCGGAGGCCACACAGTTATCATGGGCCGTAAAACCTGGGAATCAATCGGCAGGCCTCTTCCAAACCGCCGTAATATTGTAATAAGCCGCTCTCTTAAGGCCGATTCTCTTGCCGGCGCGGAGGTTTTTGGTTCTTTGGAAAGTGCCCTGGCCACCCTCCCTGCAAATGAAGAGCACTTTATTATTGGAGGAGGAGAGATCTACAGAGAGGCCCTTCCTCTTGCGGAAAAACTATATATCACTTTTGTCCATATTACAGTTAATGACGCTGATACATTCTTTCCTGAGGTGGAAGAGAGGGAGTGGAGAGAGGTGGGACGCGAGAGCTTTGAGCGGGGCGAAAAGTTCGGGCGGCCGTTTGAGTTTGTTGTACTGGAGCGCAGGAGATAA
- a CDS encoding DNA cytosine methyltransferase, whose translation MVYKVIDLFAGVGGLSYGFAHDEEFKIVAANEILKPMAIAYGLNHPNVRIYNKDIKDFSLADLTNDLGLYKEDIDIVVGGPPCQAYSTVGKRLLDDPRGKLFQEYFRILAELKPKLFVFENVKGLLSMQGGSLLKHIIILFESLGYHVQWKVLNAADFGAPQIRERVIIVGTLENKPFKFPKPTHYDAKITKVHKTGLKPYVTLGEAIGDLTIIGNGEVGTEYCMVPQNDYQKLMRENAPDKIMDHDTPKNNDKLVKIMMALPDGGSPKDLPEDIRPSSGFANTYCKLWWDRPSTTITRNLGCPSSSRCIHPKSPRSLSTREGARIQGFPDNYLFYGNRSEKNLQIGNAVPTFLSIALKNSVKQFLSKIDINEELDLNSEPTLF comes from the coding sequence ATGGTATACAAAGTAATCGATTTGTTTGCGGGAGTTGGTGGTTTGAGTTATGGATTTGCTCACGATGAAGAATTTAAGATTGTAGCAGCAAATGAGATTTTAAAGCCAATGGCAATTGCATATGGCTTGAATCATCCAAATGTTAGGATTTATAATAAAGATATTAAGGATTTTTCTTTAGCTGATTTAACTAATGACCTTGGGTTGTACAAAGAAGATATTGATATTGTTGTAGGTGGACCACCATGTCAAGCATATTCTACTGTAGGTAAAAGACTTCTTGATGATCCAAGAGGGAAATTATTTCAAGAATATTTTAGAATACTTGCTGAATTGAAACCAAAATTATTTGTATTCGAGAATGTTAAAGGACTTTTATCAATGCAAGGCGGTTCTTTATTAAAGCATATAATTATTTTATTTGAATCTTTGGGTTATCATGTTCAGTGGAAGGTTCTTAATGCCGCAGATTTTGGAGCCCCTCAAATTAGGGAGCGTGTGATAATTGTAGGTACTCTTGAAAATAAGCCATTCAAATTTCCCAAACCAACTCATTATGATGCGAAAATCACAAAAGTTCACAAAACAGGTTTAAAACCATATGTGACACTGGGGGAGGCAATCGGCGATTTAACAATTATTGGAAATGGAGAAGTAGGGACAGAATATTGTATGGTTCCTCAAAATGATTATCAAAAGCTAATGAGAGAAAATGCTCCTGATAAAATTATGGATCATGATACTCCAAAAAACAATGACAAACTAGTAAAAATCATGATGGCACTACCTGATGGAGGTAGCCCAAAAGATTTACCCGAAGATATAAGGCCTAGCAGTGGATTTGCAAATACCTATTGCAAACTTTGGTGGGATAGACCAAGCACTACAATTACAAGGAATCTAGGCTGTCCATCATCCTCTAGATGTATACACCCAAAATCTCCACGATCGTTATCGACTCGAGAAGGAGCAAGAATACAGGGGTTTCCTGATAATTATTTATTTTACGGAAATCGTAGTGAAAAGAATCTGCAAATTGGAAATGCTGTTCCAACTTTTCTTTCAATTGCTCTGAAAAATTCAGTTAAGCAATTTTTGAGCAAAATTGACATTAATGAAGAACTTGATTTAAATTCTGAACCAACTTTATTTTAG
- a CDS encoding HigA family addiction module antitoxin gives MKIITYFLSKDTEIPQTRISQIIRGNRSITADTALRLAEYFGVDLKFWLGLQSDYDLENEREKKREVLLRIGNIRTIVISLHDYPPLPHNNR, from the coding sequence TTGAAAATTATTACTTACTTTTTATCAAAAGACACAGAAATTCCTCAGACTCGTATTTCTCAAATTATCAGAGGTAATCGTAGCATCACAGCAGATACTGCCCTTAGACTTGCCGAATACTTTGGTGTAGATCTTAAATTCTGGCTTGGATTACAGAGTGACTATGATCTTGAAAATGAAAGAGAAAAAAAGAGAGAGGTTTTATTAAGAATTGGCAACATAAGGACGATAGTCATCAGTTTGCATGATTATCCCCCACTCCCCCATAATAACAGATAA